Proteins from a genomic interval of Stenotrophomonas maltophilia R551-3:
- a CDS encoding arginyltransferase, which produces MAIHGDRDDELRLFQTGEHPCGYWSDRVARDLVLDPHDRRLGGLYPLALSWGFRRSGDLVYRPHCAHCQACVAVRIPVARFAPDRSQRRCAARNEDLEVRITAATARDDLFALYHRYLTHRHANGGMDDHGPHEFEQFLIGSWSHTRFMEMRLPGHDGQPSQLLGVAVTDVTEHGLSAVYTFFDPDHAARGLGTFAILQQIEWARREGLPHVYLGYWIRGHQKMDYKRRYRPLEAYDGRRWHDFDDELDGR; this is translated from the coding sequence ATGGCGATTCACGGCGACAGAGACGACGAACTGCGACTTTTCCAGACCGGCGAGCACCCCTGCGGGTACTGGTCGGACCGGGTGGCACGCGACCTGGTGCTGGATCCGCACGACCGTCGTCTCGGCGGCCTGTACCCGCTGGCATTGAGCTGGGGCTTCCGCCGCAGCGGCGACCTGGTCTACCGCCCGCACTGCGCACACTGCCAGGCCTGCGTGGCGGTGCGTATTCCGGTGGCCCGCTTCGCCCCCGACCGCAGCCAGCGCCGCTGTGCCGCCCGCAATGAAGACCTGGAAGTACGCATCACCGCCGCCACCGCCCGCGACGACCTGTTCGCGCTGTATCACCGCTACCTCACCCATCGCCACGCCAATGGCGGCATGGATGACCACGGCCCGCACGAGTTCGAGCAGTTCCTGATCGGCAGCTGGTCACACACCCGCTTCATGGAGATGCGCCTGCCCGGCCACGATGGCCAGCCCAGCCAGCTGCTGGGGGTGGCGGTGACCGATGTCACCGAGCATGGCCTGTCGGCGGTCTACACCTTCTTCGACCCGGACCATGCCGCGCGTGGGCTGGGCACCTTCGCGATCCTGCAGCAGATCGAATGGGCCCGCCGCGAGGGCCTCCCGCACGTATACCTGGGCTACTGGATCCGCGGGCATCAGAAGATGGACTACAAACGGCGCTATCGACCGCTGGAAGCCTACGACGGCCGCCGCTGGCACGATTTCGACGACGAACTGGACGGACGCTGA
- a CDS encoding EF-hand domain-containing protein, producing MIRTPLLLALLLGTSATGIALAADAPTAPAQRPAKLDTNGDGVIDRSEAAANPRLAAKFDELDKNKDGKLSRDELPRWQHGRRGGHGGERWAKLDVNKDGRISREEAKADPRLAARFDQLDLNKDGYLDKADRELRMKQRRDAWFAAADTNKDGQLSKAEFDAAKGPMHGGPRHGGPRDGAAPKPQR from the coding sequence ATGATCCGTACCCCCCTGCTGCTGGCCCTGCTGCTCGGCACTTCCGCTACCGGTATCGCGCTGGCCGCCGATGCCCCGACCGCGCCGGCGCAGCGCCCGGCCAAGCTGGACACCAACGGCGACGGCGTCATCGACCGCAGCGAGGCCGCTGCCAACCCGCGCCTGGCCGCGAAGTTCGACGAGCTGGACAAGAACAAGGACGGCAAGCTCTCGCGCGATGAGCTGCCGCGCTGGCAGCATGGTCGCCGTGGTGGTCACGGCGGTGAGCGCTGGGCCAAGCTGGACGTCAACAAGGACGGCCGCATCAGCCGCGAGGAAGCCAAGGCCGATCCGCGCCTGGCCGCGCGCTTCGACCAGCTCGACCTCAACAAGGACGGTTACCTGGACAAGGCCGACCGCGAGCTGCGCATGAAGCAGCGTCGTGATGCCTGGTTCGCCGCCGCCGACACCAACAAGGATGGCCAGCTGAGCAAGGCCGAGTTCGACGCGGCCAAGGGGCCGATGCACGGTGGCCCGCGCCACGGCGGTCCGCGCGATGGCGCGGCGCCGAAGCCGCAGCGCTGA
- a CDS encoding RNA polymerase sigma factor yields MTTFAASIDQTLERELPAAAGGCQHAYGRIVLACQNTVTAIALAITRDRQASEDIAQEAFVKGWQQLHQLRSSTSFLPWLRQITRNLARDWLRAQRGRPLTGEAAEVALGMAADPAPGAADRLQRVEEEIAAEDIISALPADSREVLLLYYREGQRSQQVADLLGLSDAAVRKRLSRARALVRDGLLQRFGEFARSSAPSAAFATAVVSMVLVAAPGTASAAILLGTGVGIGGSKLGLGGASAAGGTAMGSLTATLGQLHVLPAESWGAVIGGVVGGAIGSYLGGRFLMSYTETASERRDVRRFLYLNIITGMFWCLAILLAVMLQAPVWTQLTVLAIGLGVVNYQCLVPLQRVMAPMIARDSARRGRTGINWKFESMYGRTGIIAMNLMVIALVVYSLMRSGRL; encoded by the coding sequence ATGACGACCTTCGCCGCATCGATCGACCAGACCCTGGAACGCGAACTGCCTGCGGCCGCTGGCGGCTGCCAGCATGCCTATGGGCGCATCGTTCTGGCCTGCCAGAACACGGTCACCGCCATCGCGCTGGCCATTACCCGCGACCGCCAGGCCAGTGAGGACATCGCCCAGGAAGCGTTCGTGAAGGGCTGGCAGCAGCTGCATCAACTGCGCAGTTCGACCAGCTTCCTGCCGTGGCTGCGGCAGATCACCCGCAACCTGGCCCGCGACTGGCTGCGCGCGCAGCGCGGCCGGCCACTGACCGGCGAGGCGGCCGAAGTGGCACTGGGCATGGCCGCCGACCCGGCCCCGGGCGCGGCCGACCGCCTGCAACGGGTGGAAGAGGAAATCGCCGCCGAGGACATCATTTCCGCGTTGCCGGCCGACAGCCGCGAAGTGCTGTTGCTGTACTACCGCGAAGGGCAGCGCTCGCAGCAGGTGGCCGACCTGCTCGGGCTGAGTGACGCCGCCGTGCGCAAGCGCCTGTCGCGCGCCCGCGCGCTGGTGCGCGATGGCCTGCTGCAGCGCTTCGGTGAATTCGCCCGCAGCAGCGCGCCGAGCGCAGCGTTCGCCACTGCCGTGGTATCGATGGTACTGGTGGCCGCGCCCGGCACGGCCAGCGCCGCGATCCTGCTCGGCACAGGCGTCGGCATCGGCGGCAGCAAACTTGGCCTTGGCGGCGCCAGCGCTGCGGGCGGCACCGCGATGGGCTCGCTGACTGCCACGCTGGGCCAACTGCACGTGCTGCCGGCCGAAAGTTGGGGGGCGGTGATCGGCGGCGTGGTCGGTGGAGCGATCGGCAGCTATCTGGGCGGACGTTTCCTGATGTCGTACACCGAAACGGCGTCCGAGCGCCGCGACGTGCGCCGCTTCCTGTACCTCAACATCATCACCGGCATGTTCTGGTGCCTGGCGATCCTGCTGGCTGTGATGCTGCAGGCGCCGGTCTGGACGCAGCTGACGGTGCTGGCGATAGGCCTGGGCGTGGTCAACTACCAGTGTCTGGTGCCGCTGCAGCGGGTGATGGCACCGATGATCGCGCGCGATTCGGCGCGGCGCGGACGAACCGGCATCAACTGGAAGTTCGAATCGATGTACGGCCGCACCGGCATCATCGCCATGAACCTGATGGTCATCGCGCTGGTGGTGTACTCACTGATGCGCAGCGGCCGCCTGTAA
- a CDS encoding pathogenicity-like protein: MRQIFSSQRVETVEGVAELLREHGIEVKVTNGRSYKTRRRGQFSYTELGNANAYPAVWIVRADDQPRAREILRDARLLDTTRRDHPTAEFAFRDDVAAPSGGRGWAWRIRIGLLVVIAGVALVIGLRHRGAPAPAAPAPAPQAQPQQTQSAPQAAPEEEEIRVRIQPSK; encoded by the coding sequence ATGCGTCAGATTTTCAGCAGCCAGCGCGTGGAAACCGTCGAAGGCGTCGCCGAGCTCCTGCGCGAGCATGGTATCGAGGTCAAGGTGACCAATGGGCGCTCGTACAAGACCCGTCGCCGTGGCCAGTTCAGCTATACCGAACTGGGCAACGCCAACGCCTACCCGGCGGTGTGGATCGTGCGTGCCGACGATCAGCCGCGGGCGCGCGAGATCCTGCGCGACGCGCGCCTGCTCGACACAACCCGCCGCGATCATCCCACCGCCGAGTTCGCTTTCCGCGATGACGTCGCCGCCCCCAGCGGCGGCCGCGGCTGGGCCTGGCGCATCCGCATCGGCCTGCTGGTGGTGATCGCCGGCGTGGCGCTGGTGATCGGCCTGCGCCATCGTGGCGCCCCCGCGCCGGCTGCCCCGGCCCCTGCCCCGCAGGCCCAGCCGCAGCAGACACAATCGGCTCCGCAGGCCGCACCGGAAGAGGAAGAAATCCGGGTCCGCATCCAGCCCTCGAAATAA
- the tesB gene encoding acyl-CoA thioesterase II — translation MAAPLNDTPEPVVSELIDLLTLERLEDNLFRGQSRDIGTKYVFGGQVLGQALAAAQATVDNGRHVHSLHAYFLRAGNIDHPIVYDVDRTRDGGSFSVRRVTAIQHGKVIFFCAASFQQAETGAEHQHKMPEVPQPEDIEPNRPLPAEVLERLPIKVQRWLSRGGPFEFRHVYPRDELNPPKRPPYHQVWLRLSEPVGDAPELHQALLAYASDFHLLGTATFPHGISYYHPHVQMASLDHAIWFHRPFRADDWLLYSLDSPSAQDSRGLARGQFFTRNGVLVASTAQEGLIRVVPDQAAAAAVPAKD, via the coding sequence GTGGCCGCCCCCTTGAACGACACGCCCGAACCCGTCGTCTCCGAGCTGATCGACCTGCTCACGTTGGAGCGGCTGGAGGACAACCTGTTCCGCGGGCAGAGCCGCGACATCGGCACCAAGTACGTGTTCGGCGGCCAGGTGCTGGGCCAGGCGCTGGCTGCGGCGCAGGCCACGGTCGACAACGGCCGCCACGTGCACTCGCTGCACGCCTACTTCCTGCGCGCCGGCAACATCGACCACCCGATCGTCTACGACGTCGACCGCACCCGCGACGGCGGCAGCTTCTCGGTGCGCCGGGTCACTGCGATCCAGCACGGCAAGGTGATCTTCTTCTGCGCGGCCTCGTTCCAGCAGGCCGAAACCGGTGCCGAGCATCAGCACAAGATGCCCGAGGTGCCGCAGCCGGAAGACATCGAGCCGAACCGGCCGCTGCCGGCTGAAGTGCTGGAACGGCTGCCGATCAAGGTGCAGCGCTGGCTGTCACGCGGCGGCCCGTTCGAGTTCCGCCACGTCTACCCGCGTGACGAACTCAACCCGCCCAAGCGCCCGCCCTACCACCAGGTGTGGCTGCGCCTGAGCGAGCCGGTCGGCGATGCCCCGGAGCTGCACCAGGCACTGCTGGCCTATGCCTCCGACTTCCACCTGCTGGGCACCGCCACGTTCCCGCACGGCATCAGCTACTACCACCCGCACGTGCAGATGGCCTCGCTGGACCACGCGATCTGGTTCCACCGCCCGTTCCGCGCCGACGACTGGCTGCTGTACTCGCTGGACAGCCCCAGCGCGCAGGATTCGCGCGGCCTGGCCCGCGGCCAGTTCTTCACCCGTAATGGCGTACTCGTCGCCAGCACCGCGCAGGAAGGCCTGATCCGCGTCGTTCCCGACCAGGCAGCAGCGGCCGCCGTGCCGGCCAAGGATTGA